The window GTTATGTTAACAAAATGATGGTAAGAAATGTATACACCCATAAGATGAAATTTTCTTTAAGTAAACATGTATTTCCAAAATCCTTTTTCAAGTTCGAAATGAAATTTAAGTAATATCGGCTAAAATCATTTGTAAgacaataacaaaataaaatgcacATCAACTACTTTCgtcgtttttttgttttcaaactATACTGTCATGAATTTATAGGGGGAAGGCTCATAGTTTTTGTGTTCCTCACCTacataacatttatatatgttGTTTAAAGTGTAGAGAATTAAATGACACATGGGAGTATAATTTGCGGTCTTTGATATCTATCCTGTTGTTATGGTTACAAAAATAAATGACAGGGGAATTTAAGCTTCACAATCATAAAGGCAATTTGATCTAATcgtcaaatgaaaaaaaaattactttttaaaattttacgTGTTTTGATATTACAAGTGTTACAtgtgaaataaattgaaattaacAATCAATTAATCCGCGTattggttaaataaacaaatagatagatgaaccaatcaggttgGTTCTTACAAAAGTTTCGAGAGAAGTTATTTGAAGTTTCAAATGAAAACTGACCCAAAATGTAAATTCGAATTCACTATTGTGTGTAGAATGTCTGATGAAGTGGTTTTTGTTATTTAAAAGATTTagcattaaataaacaaagtaacTTCATAAATATCAAACCAAATTTCTTCACCATTTGGGTAACCTTTCTGAATAAGTAGAGATTTTGACCTTATACTAGATCAGAAAAACTGTGAGGTATCGATTACTTTCTGAAATTCCTTAAAGAATATATATGTGACCGATTCTAAAATAAATCCTGATGCCAATTTAATTGATGAATCAAATCTGTAATTTTGCTTCATTGTTATGTACAACATGAAATTAGCATGCATTTCTGGTAGAAAAGAATTGATGAAACACCTGTAAGCATTTTATGCTATTTACTTAAATTTGAGTGTACTGATCAACTTAATTATTTCAAGAAGAACAATATTAAAATTCAGCTGTTTAAGTCTAAACTCTTTATAATCGAACATGATTCCTCATAGCACTTTGATTTAATTACAGCAACCAATCCAAATATAATTTCTATGCAATAAACTAGACTCGAAAAATCGTTTCTTATATAGTTTATAGTAAGCAAGATAATCATGTTATCTACGTAATTACTTTTACATGCAAAATTACCGTTTACCCTAAGTGTTAATCGAAGACATAAACAAGCTTGTGGAATATAAGGCAACATATAAGTAACAAAATTAGAATTAGTTCAAATCAATTCATAAGTTAAACTACAACAAACATGTTGAGTATATTCAGCACGTTCATTTTCTATAATTTTGAACTTAGAAATACGGGATGGAGTAAGGGTTTCACCACGTTCGGGCTGAGTAACATACGTGATCATACACTTTATTTGGTATAACATGCAGTAATTGATGAATGTTGATTCAGAAAAAATTCACTTTCACATTCTAAATATTTAAGTTATGTATGATATTCATTTGGTAATTCTTAAGAAAAAAACAGGATTTATAAGTGAATTTGGTCAATAAGTTGTCGTTAAGCTTTCGGCGGTTCAATAATATATTCACCAATCAATAGTCGTTGTCTTTCTCCCTAAATCGTgcaaattttatttttcttcataaatAGTCACAATTATCCCCAGTCGTAATACACCCCagaatattttcattgattaaccgatgctacttatatttatttaataggcACTcgttacaaaataaaatatacttcCCGGTCATAAAACCTAACCTTTTATGTAAATTACCAGTAACATTTTCCGTGAAAACTAAAAATGAATGGTTTTATTTTCAAATGGTGGCTGAAATTCAAACCATATAATCGATAGTGCTTCGAGGACAATACTCTCTTCTAAGATTGTTTTCCATATTATAGAATGATAAACACTTTTAAAGAAATGATGGATGTTGGTTAGCAGTGCAATCCAGGAcatgcatttcgtcctatttgggattgtTATTTTTCGTTAAATAATAGAATAGCGTAATCACCATCTAAGACTTCTGTCATATGGTTGATAAATGTTAGAGCATCTTTGGCATTAGTAATTACCCATAAACTTTGTGGTTTAACGTGAATTGATGAATGAGTAAGTTTTAACCAATGACTTCACACAAACTTACCTTGAATAGCATAATTTCCAGTTTTGATACCATTAGTGGTTACGTATATTTCGGAAGCAAGTTGGGCCAAATGACTTCATTTGCCCACTATTCTTGAAGAATATTTCTTGGTAGAGATATGATAAAAGACGACAAATGCAGTAACAAGAATAACATTTCAGAAGGTTCTCCAATCCCAAAGAAGAATTGGGTCGTTTAGAGACGGCAAACCTAATAGTACCAGTAGAATTGAcgataaattttattaatatacGGATCTGTGGAGATTACAGAATTTCCTTGGTCTAGATGACGAACTAATCTTAGTTGCATCAACATTAGAAGCCTGGGAGCAATGGACAGACTTTTTCATTATTGTAGAAATGCATATCCATGACCTTGCAACGAATTCAATCAGTTCGTGATATAAACTGTTTAAATATCTTTAAGACATTGAGATATTCTTCATAGAAACCAAACTATATATTTCCGAATCAAATAATACCTTTTTACAAAAGAAATTGAAGGTTAATTCTGATCATCAAAACCAGTTAGATATTAGCTCAATGTTATAAAAATCAGTTTGATAATCAGTTTAAAATAAAAGCcaaattattttttgtaaaaaCTTTTTGTCTGATCACTACAGCATTATTAAATTCGGATTTACTTGAAAAAAATTCTAAAACGTAACTCTGCCTATTTTTGAGTATGTCAGTGTCACACTTGTAGATTATGAAAGACTACCTCATCCCTGACTTGATGAATGATCGGCCCGGCTGGACatcaatatttttatattttaaatttatgcTACTTAAATTATTTAAGTAGATGAACAATTTGTACTAAACATTCACTAATGATATCCTTATTGAAAAGAAACGTGACTAGCACAGCATTTTCTGAATGGGATGAGTTTCTTTCAATTTGTCAGATTCTCAAATGCTGCACGAAATTGAAATAAATGGTTGAGTGAAACCAAACCTACTTTATGTgtagtattttgtttatcaaaaGATATACTGTATTACAGTTAATTTTAGGTGAGAAACAATGTACATTAACAATAAAGATCAGAttttaattgaacaattatgcAACTACGAGAAGTCTCAGAAGTAACTACAAGCCAGTTTTGAATATTGGGGCATAAATTGTTAATCTTTAAACCTTATTTTTGACTGGATAAATTGCATTTATAAACTTAATTTTGcatttcgttttttttaaaaattccatTATCAGGACCAAACTCAGTTCAGCGGCGTCGTGGTCGTCAAACATACAGTCGGTATCAAACTTTAGAATTAGAAAAAGAGTTTCAATACAGTCATTATTTAACACGGAGGAGACGAATCGAAATAGCTCATAATCTCTGTTTAACTGAGCGACAAATCAAAATTTGGTTTCAGAATAGAAGAATGAAATTGAAAAAAGAACGCCAACAAATCAAGGAATTAAATGACGAAACAATTCGTCAAACAACTACAGATCCCGTTCACCATAGTCGACGTCAAATGGGCTCATCACATCAATACTTCGAAATGATGAattctaacaacaataacagTTATTATTCAACAACTTCTAATCCAAGCATTCTTGACTCAAAAGACAACTGTCAACTTGACTGTAAACCATTATCGTTACATAAAAAATCAGGGTTGATTCCAAAATTATTGAGTAACAATATACAGTCAGATCCGATGATTACGGGTGGATTTTTACCATCAGCTACTAGGGGTCTACAATCAGCAGTAAGCTACCCTGGAAGTCAAGGTGGACTTGGTCAAGGGGACTCTGAGGAT of the Schistosoma haematobium chromosome 4, whole genome shotgun sequence genome contains:
- the HOXB7 gene encoding Homeobox B7, variant 2 (EggNog:ENOG410V6EY~COG:K) produces the protein MKLKKERQQIKELNDETIRQTTTDPVHHSRRQMGSSHQYFEMMNSNNNNSYYSTTSNPSILDSKDNCQLDCKPLSLHKKSGLIPKLLSNNIQSDPMITGGFLPSATRGLQSAVSYPGSQGGLGQGDSEDCEPMDSEDDEEEDDFCESDDLQGPKVSKLAHEYNNPHLMRTNILRDK